Proteins encoded within one genomic window of Akkermansiaceae bacterium:
- a CDS encoding WXG100 family type VII secretion target, protein MSQAIIDPEEVRRFAAELKRFNMDLRDRSNSLLSRFNALGDTWQDQEQEKFSGEFLQMMKSVKSFLEASERHTPYLLRKADRIQQYLDQR, encoded by the coding sequence ATGTCCCAAGCCATCATCGATCCAGAGGAGGTCCGCCGGTTCGCCGCCGAACTGAAACGGTTCAACATGGATCTCCGCGACCGTTCGAACTCCCTGCTGTCCCGCTTCAACGCGCTGGGGGACACCTGGCAGGACCAGGAGCAGGAGAAATTCTCCGGTGAGTTCCTGCAGATGATGAAGTCCGTGAAATCCTTCCTGGAAGCGTCGGAGCGGCACACGCCCTATCTGCTGCGGAAGGCGGACCGCATCCAGCAATACCTCGACCAACGCTGA